One window from the genome of Cricetulus griseus strain 17A/GY chromosome 2, alternate assembly CriGri-PICRH-1.0, whole genome shotgun sequence encodes:
- the Tmem69 gene encoding transmembrane protein 69 has translation MLHFIQKFSAASSKMLKYPSIVRPRANRIDVFSSKTSVQQNLSPLSPRSWLPTSFQVCMKNIQCYHASPCNFKRHQKEAFLPSKPPSTITYLPDSPKPALYISLVGLIPFIAPPLTMVITKSYIPILAFTQMAYGAGFLAFLGGVRWGFALPESSPAKPDYINLASSMSPVLFSWVAILFSERLTEAIVTVIMGLGIALHNEIFLLPHYPNWFKALRLVSTLVAFFSFVVTLILKSVYPEKGPKRF, from the exons ATGCTTCACTTCATCCAGAAATTTTCTGCAGCCTCTTCAaag ATGCTGAAGTACCCTTCTATAGTGAGACCCAGAGCCAACAGAATAGATGTATTTTCTTCCAAGACATCTGTTCAGCAGAACCTTTCCCCTTTGTCTCCAAGGAGTTGGCTTCCCACATCATTTCAAGTGTGTATGAAGAATATACAATGCTACCATGCATCACCGTGCAACTTTAAAAGACATCAGAAGGAAGCATTCCTTCCCTCCAAGCCACCAAGCACCATCACTTACCTACCTGATAGCCCAAAGCCAGCATTATATATAAGCTTGGTGGGGTTAATCCCCTTTATTGCTCCACCACTCACTATGGTCATAACAAAGTCTTACATCCCCATACTAGCTTTTACTCAGATGGCTTATGGAGCTGGTTTCCTAGCTTTCTTGGGAGGGGTCAGATGGGGTTTTGCTCTGCCAGAAAGTAGTCCAGCCAAACCAGACTACATTAATTTAGCTAGCAGTATGAGTCCTGTTCTATTTTCATGGGTAGCCATCCTCTTTTCTGAAAGACTCACTGAAGCCATAGTCACAGTAATAATGGGTTTAGGGATAGCATTACATAATGAAATTTTCCTCTTGCCACATTATCCCAACTGGTTCAAAGCCTTGAGGTTAGTAAGTACTTTAGTggcttttttctcatttgtagtcACTTTAATACTTAAAAGTGTTTATCCAGAAAAAGGGCCCAAGAGATTTtag